One region of Skermanella mucosa genomic DNA includes:
- a CDS encoding prepilin-type N-terminal cleavage/methylation domain-containing protein — MTRRPGFTLLEMLVAMTLISFVMVAGQQVIALAARAAAPRGDGGHMFLTQRQIADWLETALPVRSDRRDRAPLIFSGDQTSLRFVTVLPQRFGVGGPNVVTLGGTPGGLLARWQPLRLSGEQRIDERLILEGVERVSFRYWDTVGGWRNAWPAGQRLPDLVELTVSGGPAEEWPPIVVAPRNR; from the coding sequence ATGACTCGCCGGCCCGGGTTCACGCTCCTGGAAATGCTGGTGGCGATGACGCTGATCTCCTTCGTCATGGTTGCCGGCCAGCAGGTGATCGCCCTTGCGGCTCGCGCCGCGGCGCCTCGGGGCGACGGCGGCCATATGTTCCTGACGCAACGCCAGATCGCCGATTGGCTGGAAACAGCCCTGCCCGTCCGGTCGGACCGGCGCGACCGCGCACCGCTGATCTTCTCCGGAGACCAGACCTCGCTCCGCTTCGTCACGGTCCTTCCGCAACGCTTCGGCGTCGGCGGACCGAACGTCGTCACCCTGGGCGGAACGCCCGGCGGCCTGCTCGCCAGATGGCAGCCGCTTCGCCTCAGCGGCGAGCAGCGGATCGATGAACGGCTGATCCTGGAAGGCGTAGAGCGGGTCTCGTTCCGCTACTGGGACACTGTCGGCGGTTGGCGGAACGCCTGGCCCGCCGGCCAGCGCCTGCCCGACCTGGTCGAGTTGACCGTGAGCGGCGGTCCCGCCGAGGAATGGCCGCCGATCGTCGTGGCCCCGCGCAATCGCTGA
- a CDS encoding RNA polymerase sigma factor: MRDKIVAILPKLQRFARVLTGSRDAGDELVQRACERLLRKPEAYDGILCLESWMYRVINNAWIDEKRSARNKLSDPIEAGMEIVGENGENTIDVRSTLARVRLEMARLPADQRAALMLVCVDGLSYQEAASVLGIPIGTLMSRLARARLALAERMRQAHSGTACTPVGKVG; encoded by the coding sequence GTGAGAGACAAGATTGTTGCCATTCTGCCGAAGTTGCAACGCTTTGCACGGGTCCTGACGGGGTCGCGGGATGCCGGGGACGAGTTGGTGCAGCGGGCCTGCGAACGCCTCCTGCGCAAGCCGGAGGCATACGACGGCATACTTTGCCTGGAAAGCTGGATGTACCGGGTGATCAACAATGCCTGGATCGACGAGAAGCGCAGCGCGCGCAACAAGCTGTCCGATCCGATCGAAGCCGGCATGGAGATCGTCGGCGAGAACGGCGAGAACACGATCGACGTTCGATCCACCCTGGCCCGGGTACGCCTGGAAATGGCGCGGCTGCCGGCGGACCAGCGGGCTGCCTTGATGCTCGTCTGCGTCGACGGGCTGAGCTACCAGGAAGCGGCGAGCGTCCTTGGAATACCGATCGGCACGCTGATGAGCCGGCTTGCCCGCGCCCGCCTCGCCCTCGCGGAAAGGATGCGGCAGGCCCATTCCGGCACCGCCTGCACTCCCGTGGGCAAAGTTGGCTGA
- the gspG gene encoding type II secretion system major pseudopilin GspG: MAGRRIPDRRIPDRLTGNRKRPSAADGFTLLELLVVLVILGLLASVTAPAVARYLSGAKVDAAKLQIQNLSTTLDMYRLDTGSYPSQQDGLKALVERPSGAQRWNGPYLRKADMIKDPWGQEYRYRTPGERAEVEVFTLGADKAVGGTGENQDLGSW, encoded by the coding sequence ATGGCCGGACGCCGGATACCCGACCGCCGGATACCCGACCGCCTGACGGGTAACCGGAAGCGTCCGTCAGCGGCTGACGGCTTTACCCTCCTGGAACTGCTGGTCGTGCTCGTCATCCTCGGGCTTCTGGCGTCGGTCACCGCCCCGGCCGTCGCGCGTTACCTCAGCGGAGCCAAGGTGGACGCTGCGAAGTTGCAGATCCAGAACCTGTCGACCACTCTCGACATGTACCGGCTGGATACGGGAAGCTATCCGTCCCAGCAGGACGGATTGAAGGCCCTGGTCGAGCGCCCGTCGGGCGCGCAGCGCTGGAACGGCCCCTATCTCCGGAAGGCCGACATGATCAAGGACCCCTGGGGTCAGGAGTACAGATACCGGACCCCGGGAGAGCGGGCCGAGGTCGAAGTGTTCACGCTGGGCGCGGACAAGGCGGTCGGCGGCACCGGGGAGAACCAGGATCTGGGCAGCTGGTGA
- the gspD gene encoding type II secretion system secretin GspD: MSELMRPDGGTSGQPTSLVPPGGLGPAAGGREEPPRRPTYVERGGLRIQMPATSTRPSPSGESVELNFPDTDIREFARAVLGDILGLTYAVDPRIEGTVSVDTRGAIPRADVLPLVERVLQMHGVSLVPFPNGYQVVPAESGLTNGPALGGGPGMGVRVLPLRHIEAAKASELLAPLTPRGAVVSVDPKRNIMVLAGSQPQLDLMEATVQAIDLDQLQGMSFALKPLRYAAPAAMAEELTAIFGSEEGNEEVRFVPVERMSALVIVTRNADMIDRMLNWAERLDQEGGGSDPELFVYPVQNGRAADLATALGQIFGAEQTGQQIGGLAPGLQSRQLAQSSLTRRGQGGSSGQGGLGQGGLGQGGLGQGGLGQGGLGQGGQGGLGGDPLGGGGFGGQGGSGFGGGFDGSGQGQGSGFTAVAAPGLRIIADDSRNALIVQGTRQQYRRIENALRQLDTQPLQVLIEATIAEVTLNDTLQYGLQWFFNSGNFQALLSQSASATPQPALPGFAVAFNTPDARVVLRALESVTDVRVISSPQVLALTNQTALLQVGDSVPIPVQQAVSVVNPDAPIVNSVQYVDTGVTLQVVPRVNEGGMVRMEIEQNVSEATVTTTSEIDAPTIAQRRIASTVAVRSGETIGLGGLIRDGATAGMDGVPYLSRLPVVGPLFGTRSTDVRRTELLILLRPRIVQSTQDARDMTNELRSRMQALLPVVYREPIQGTGQGLPVQ; this comes from the coding sequence ATGTCCGAGCTGATGCGCCCGGACGGCGGAACATCGGGTCAGCCGACGTCGCTCGTTCCACCCGGGGGGCTCGGGCCTGCCGCCGGCGGCCGGGAAGAACCGCCGAGGCGACCGACCTATGTCGAGCGGGGCGGCCTGCGCATCCAGATGCCCGCGACCTCCACCCGGCCGTCGCCGTCCGGCGAGAGCGTGGAGCTGAACTTCCCGGACACCGACATCAGGGAGTTCGCGCGCGCCGTGCTCGGCGACATTCTCGGACTGACCTATGCGGTCGATCCGCGGATCGAGGGAACCGTGAGCGTCGACACGCGCGGGGCGATCCCGCGGGCCGACGTCCTGCCGCTGGTCGAGCGCGTGCTCCAGATGCATGGCGTGTCGCTGGTTCCTTTCCCCAACGGTTACCAGGTGGTTCCGGCGGAATCCGGCCTTACCAACGGCCCGGCCCTTGGCGGCGGACCGGGAATGGGGGTCCGGGTCCTTCCGTTGCGGCACATCGAGGCCGCCAAGGCGTCCGAGCTGCTGGCCCCGCTGACGCCCCGGGGTGCCGTGGTCTCGGTCGATCCCAAGCGCAACATCATGGTGCTGGCCGGATCGCAGCCGCAGCTGGACCTGATGGAAGCGACCGTGCAGGCGATCGACCTTGACCAGCTGCAGGGCATGTCCTTCGCGCTGAAGCCGCTCCGCTACGCGGCTCCCGCAGCGATGGCCGAGGAATTGACGGCGATCTTCGGATCGGAGGAGGGGAACGAGGAGGTTCGCTTCGTGCCGGTCGAGCGCATGAGCGCCCTGGTGATCGTGACGCGCAACGCCGACATGATCGACCGCATGCTCAACTGGGCCGAGCGCCTGGACCAGGAGGGCGGCGGGTCCGATCCGGAGCTGTTCGTCTATCCCGTCCAGAACGGCAGGGCGGCCGACCTCGCCACGGCGCTGGGCCAGATCTTCGGCGCCGAGCAGACCGGCCAGCAGATCGGGGGATTGGCCCCCGGGCTCCAGTCGCGCCAGCTCGCCCAGTCCAGCCTGACCCGCCGTGGGCAGGGCGGATCGTCCGGCCAGGGAGGGCTGGGGCAGGGCGGCTTGGGCCAGGGCGGTCTGGGTCAAGGAGGTCTTGGCCAGGGCGGACTGGGGCAGGGCGGACAGGGGGGACTCGGCGGCGATCCCCTGGGCGGCGGCGGTTTCGGCGGCCAGGGCGGCTCCGGGTTCGGCGGCGGGTTCGACGGGAGCGGGCAGGGGCAGGGCAGCGGCTTCACGGCCGTGGCGGCACCGGGCCTGCGGATCATCGCCGACGACAGCCGGAACGCACTGATCGTCCAGGGCACCCGGCAGCAGTACCGGCGCATCGAGAACGCGCTCCGCCAGCTCGACACCCAGCCGCTCCAGGTGCTGATCGAGGCGACCATCGCCGAGGTGACCCTCAACGATACGCTCCAGTACGGGTTGCAGTGGTTCTTCAACAGCGGCAATTTCCAGGCCCTGCTGAGCCAAAGCGCCAGTGCGACGCCCCAGCCGGCGCTGCCGGGCTTCGCCGTCGCCTTCAACACGCCGGACGCGCGGGTCGTCCTGCGCGCGCTGGAATCGGTCACGGACGTGCGGGTGATCTCGTCGCCCCAGGTCCTGGCGCTGACCAACCAGACGGCGCTTCTCCAGGTCGGCGACAGCGTGCCGATCCCCGTCCAGCAGGCGGTCAGCGTCGTCAATCCCGACGCGCCGATCGTCAACTCGGTCCAGTACGTCGATACCGGCGTCACCCTCCAGGTGGTCCCGCGGGTCAACGAGGGCGGCATGGTCCGGATGGAGATCGAGCAGAACGTCTCCGAGGCGACGGTGACGACCACATCCGAGATCGATGCCCCGACGATCGCCCAGCGCCGGATCGCCAGCACGGTGGCCGTCAGGAGCGGCGAGACGATCGGCCTGGGCGGCCTGATCCGCGACGGTGCCACCGCCGGCATGGACGGCGTCCCCTACTTGTCGAGGCTGCCGGTCGTCGGGCCGCTGTTCGGTACCAGGTCGACCGACGTTCGGCGCACCGAGCTGCTTATCCTGCTGCGGCCCCGGATCGTGCAATCTACCCAGGATGCCCGCGACATGACCAACGAACTGCGGTCTCGCATGCAGGCGCTGCTGCCGGTCGTCTACAGGGAGCCGATCCAGGGCACTGGGCAGGGGCTTCCGGTCCAGTGA
- a CDS encoding GspH/FimT family pseudopilin, whose product MKRSAGFTLLELLVVMTIAGLAMLAAPRLGGSWAEGAKERAAVRELGAAMSRARYMATATRSPVEVQFDLTAREWRIQPGGKGGRLPGSDVRVLGIDGGAPGDAATPAIRFYPDGGSSGGTVLLDLPAASRGQARIAADWLSGRIQVDD is encoded by the coding sequence ATGAAACGTTCCGCCGGCTTCACCCTGCTCGAACTGCTCGTCGTCATGACGATAGCCGGGCTGGCGATGCTGGCGGCCCCGCGCCTGGGAGGGTCGTGGGCCGAGGGCGCGAAGGAGAGAGCCGCCGTCCGGGAGCTGGGGGCGGCGATGTCCCGCGCCCGCTACATGGCGACGGCGACGCGAAGCCCGGTCGAAGTGCAGTTCGACCTGACGGCCCGCGAATGGCGGATCCAGCCCGGCGGGAAGGGGGGGCGCCTGCCCGGCTCGGATGTCCGGGTCCTCGGAATCGACGGCGGCGCGCCGGGCGACGCCGCCACGCCCGCGATCCGATTCTATCCCGACGGGGGCTCTTCGGGCGGGACCGTCCTCCTGGATCTGCCCGCCGCCAGCCGCGGGCAGGCACGGATCGCGGCTGACTGGCTGAGCGGCAGGATCCAGGTCGATGATTGA
- a CDS encoding anti-sigma factor family protein: MIELTDEILVAYVDEELPLETRLAVEAGIARDPVAQSKVRDMRETAALLRSAFPEEEPRDGRDNIVLLKPRPRSGFAKNPILLAGLGAAAMVALVVGTGLSSLPSHGGRADFMADVAAYHSVYAAETEHLAEVPASRKDHIEEWLGARIGLQFTVPDLSSEGWIFEGGRLLAEADQPIAQLLYSAPHRQPIALCITKSDRTESDPARYDPGKGLKVAAWDDSGYLYIVVGALAPTELDRLTQEVRDHFQHA, translated from the coding sequence ATGATAGAACTGACAGATGAAATCCTCGTCGCCTATGTCGACGAGGAATTGCCCCTAGAGACAAGGTTGGCCGTAGAGGCCGGCATTGCCCGTGATCCCGTCGCGCAGTCCAAGGTCAGGGACATGCGCGAGACCGCCGCCCTGCTGCGGTCCGCCTTTCCGGAAGAAGAGCCCAGGGACGGCAGGGACAATATCGTCCTGCTCAAGCCCAGGCCGAGGTCCGGCTTCGCCAAGAACCCCATCCTCCTGGCGGGCCTCGGGGCGGCCGCCATGGTCGCCCTGGTCGTCGGCACCGGTCTCTCCTCGCTTCCGTCGCACGGCGGGCGCGCCGACTTCATGGCCGACGTCGCGGCCTATCATTCGGTATACGCAGCGGAAACGGAACATCTGGCCGAAGTCCCGGCATCGCGGAAGGACCATATCGAGGAATGGCTGGGTGCCCGCATCGGACTCCAGTTCACGGTTCCCGACCTCTCGTCCGAGGGTTGGATCTTCGAAGGCGGCAGGTTGCTCGCGGAAGCCGATCAGCCGATCGCGCAGCTGCTCTATTCCGCCCCGCACCGGCAACCGATCGCGCTGTGCATCACCAAGTCCGACCGGACGGAGAGCGATCCGGCCCGGTACGATCCGGGGAAAGGACTGAAGGTTGCCGCATGGGATGATAGCGGGTACCTATACATCGTAGTGGGCGCCCTTGCTCCGACCGAACTCGATCGACTTACGCAGGAGGTCAGGGATCACTTCCAGCATGCCTGA
- a CDS encoding type II secretion system protein, translating to MIDAPPARGQPRPAGRRPGFSLIEVLVALAILGIALGAMLPRLSFGSLASERAERTEEAVMLAERLLAEVGRTIPTPSGSPVDGTGPDGFSWRIETCCLRTLKDATAQSTAGIADIRVEVSWLSMRGIRNISMVTRRIVPGEAR from the coding sequence ATGATTGATGCCCCGCCTGCCCGCGGGCAGCCCCGACCCGCCGGCCGCCGTCCCGGCTTCAGCCTGATCGAGGTCCTCGTCGCGCTTGCGATCCTGGGCATCGCGCTGGGTGCCATGCTGCCGCGCCTTTCCTTCGGAAGCCTGGCGTCCGAGCGCGCCGAGCGCACCGAGGAAGCCGTGATGCTGGCGGAAAGGCTTCTGGCCGAGGTGGGGCGGACAATTCCGACGCCGTCCGGATCGCCCGTCGACGGCACCGGCCCCGACGGGTTCTCCTGGCGCATCGAGACCTGCTGCCTGCGCACGTTGAAAGACGCCACTGCGCAGAGCACCGCCGGCATCGCCGATATCCGGGTGGAAGTGTCGTGGCTGTCCATGCGGGGCATCAGGAACATCTCGATGGTGACCCGCCGGATCGTGCCTGGGGAAGCGAGATGA
- a CDS encoding prepilin peptidase, producing the protein MLLIASAPLFGGIVGILVDRYPASPDEDDACPAAAGRPAALRSLHPALEAACTLAAILAAVLLPMPLSAFAAVLGWTLLGLALIDLRHLEVPDAVSLPLIPAGLAATWWVEPQAVPAHAAAAALGAGAIWLLGAAYRRVRGHEGIGGGDVRLFAVAGAWVGLAALPSVLFLSGVFGLLAAAFLVRGGWVERDGRIPFVPALSAALWVVFLVPELVQP; encoded by the coding sequence TTGCTCCTGATCGCATCGGCACCGCTGTTCGGCGGCATCGTCGGCATCCTGGTGGACCGCTACCCCGCTTCGCCGGATGAGGATGACGCGTGCCCGGCCGCCGCCGGCCGGCCGGCCGCCCTGCGCAGCCTCCATCCCGCCCTGGAGGCCGCCTGCACCTTGGCGGCCATCCTGGCCGCCGTGCTCTTGCCGATGCCGCTGTCGGCCTTCGCCGCCGTCCTGGGCTGGACCCTGCTCGGCTTGGCGCTGATCGACCTGCGCCACCTCGAAGTTCCGGACGCCGTTTCCCTTCCGTTGATCCCCGCCGGCCTCGCGGCGACCTGGTGGGTCGAGCCGCAGGCCGTCCCGGCCCATGCCGCCGCCGCCGCCCTGGGCGCCGGCGCCATCTGGCTGCTGGGAGCGGCCTACCGCCGGGTCCGCGGGCATGAGGGCATCGGCGGCGGCGACGTCCGGCTGTTCGCCGTGGCCGGTGCCTGGGTCGGGCTGGCGGCCCTGCCGAGCGTCCTGTTCCTGTCCGGCGTCTTCGGCCTGCTCGCCGCGGCATTCCTCGTCCGCGGCGGCTGGGTAGAACGGGACGGCCGCATTCCCTTCGTCCCTGCATTGTCCGCCGCATTGTGGGTGGTTTTCCTCGTTCCCGAACTGGTGCAGCCATGA
- a CDS encoding type II secretion system minor pseudopilin, producing MRRPGFALIAVFWIVMVVGLFTAIVASRTGFDIDRSTWALDMGRVRAAADGAVEEAAFQTVERLGSVQPATGLAGVQELDLLIDDIPVHVTIQDEDGRIDLNGAQPELLALLFENLMRDIPALTAEDPMALSERIADFRDIDNLRRPNGAEDPEYAAAGLAAGAKDGVFDTVGELQQVLGMTPELVAAAAPFLTVQSGRAQFDPVVGPPGLQRLGSAVEAAGLLSGVAPSRRRIFSVTAEAVLPSGIRLTRAASFRITGDMRQPVAWSGWRSIDG from the coding sequence ATGCGCAGACCCGGTTTCGCCCTGATCGCGGTATTCTGGATCGTCATGGTGGTGGGGTTGTTCACCGCGATCGTGGCGTCGCGTACCGGCTTCGACATAGATCGCAGCACATGGGCCCTGGACATGGGCCGGGTCCGGGCAGCGGCCGACGGGGCCGTGGAGGAGGCGGCGTTCCAGACGGTCGAGCGCCTCGGTTCGGTGCAGCCGGCGACCGGCCTCGCCGGCGTGCAGGAGTTGGACCTTCTCATCGACGACATCCCGGTCCACGTGACGATCCAGGACGAGGACGGCAGGATCGACCTCAACGGCGCCCAGCCGGAACTGCTTGCGCTGCTTTTCGAAAACCTGATGCGGGACATTCCGGCCCTTACCGCGGAGGATCCGATGGCGCTGTCCGAGCGCATCGCCGATTTCCGCGACATCGACAATCTGCGCCGGCCGAACGGCGCCGAGGATCCGGAGTATGCCGCGGCCGGACTGGCGGCGGGTGCCAAGGACGGGGTGTTCGACACCGTGGGAGAACTGCAGCAGGTCCTTGGCATGACCCCGGAACTGGTTGCCGCGGCGGCGCCGTTCCTTACGGTCCAAAGTGGCCGGGCGCAGTTCGACCCGGTCGTGGGACCGCCCGGGTTGCAGCGTCTGGGCAGCGCGGTCGAGGCTGCCGGGCTGCTGAGCGGGGTGGCGCCCTCCCGACGGCGCATCTTCTCGGTGACGGCCGAGGCGGTGCTGCCAAGCGGGATCAGGCTGACGCGCGCGGCATCCTTCAGGATAACCGGCGACATGCGCCAGCCCGTCGCCTGGTCCGGCTGGCGCTCGATCGACGGTTAA